A stretch of Episyrphus balteatus chromosome 2, idEpiBalt1.1, whole genome shotgun sequence DNA encodes these proteins:
- the LOC129908293 gene encoding plastin-1 isoform X2 — protein MDIQEVEQHQILEEYQHTLHELIPNIDTNKDGFIDLSELKDALDQVGFKLAGYQVREMIDEFRNKQRTTHAGKLNLEEFESLCLDLKSKDVASTFKTVVSKKENLETLGGMSSISSEGTTHSVRLEEQLAFSDWINSNLGHDVDLKHLLPIDQEGKHLYLSIKDGILLCKIINHSCPDTIDERAINKKSLTVYREFENLTLALVSSQAIGCNIVNIDAHDLAKGKPHLVLGLLWQIIRIGLFSHITLDSCPGLAGLLFEDERLEDLMKLSPEAILLRWVNHHLEKAGISRRCTNFQSDIVDSEIYTHLLKQIAPNDSGVTVEALRESDLSSRAEIMLQQAAKLNCRSFLTPQDVVNGVYKLNLAFVANLFNNHPGLDKPEEIEGLQTIEETREEKTYRNWMNSMGVAPHVNWLYSDLADGLVIFQLFDIIKPGIVNWSKVHKRFTPRKKFMEKLENCNYAVELGKQLKFSLVGIAGQDLNDGNATLTLALIWQLMRAYTLSVLSRLANTGNPIIEKEIVTWVNEKLAAGGKQTSLRNFNDSAIADGKIVIDLIDSIKQGSINYDLVRHANTEEDNLANAKYAISMARKIGARVYALPEDITEVKPKMVMTVFACLMAMDYIPNMDSVQNNINSN, from the exons ATCGATACAAACAAAGATGGTTTCATTGACCTATCAGAACTTAAAGATGCTCTCGATCAAGTAGGCTTCAAATTAGCTGGCTATCAAGTACGTGAAATGATTGATGAATTCCGTAACAAACAGAGAACAACTCATGCAGGCAAATTAAATTTGGAAGAATTTGAAAGTCTATGTTTGGATTTGAAATCAAAAGATGTTGCGAGCACTTTCAAAACAGTTGTCTCGAAAAAAGAGAATCTTGAAACATTGGGTGGCATGTCATCGATCTCATCCGAAGGAACAACACATTCCGTTCGCCTCGAAGAACAATTGGCTTTCTCCGATTGGATAAATTCAAATTTAGGACATGATGTCGATTTGAAACATTTACTACCAATCGATCAGGAAGGCAAACATTTATATCTGTCCATTAAGGATGGTATCCTTTTGTGTAAAATCATCAATCACTCCTGCCCGGATACAATCGATGAACGTGCAATTAACAAAAAGAGCTTAACTGTCTACAGAGAATTTGAGAATTTAACTCTAGCTTTGGTGTCGTCACAAGCCATTGGTTGCAATATTGTTAATATCGATGCACATGATTTGGCGAAAGGAAAACCACATTTAGTTTTGGGATTATTGTGGCAAATCATTCGAATTGGTTTGTTCAGTCATATCACTTTGGATAGTTGTCCCGGTTTGGCTGGGCTATTGTTTGAGGATGAACGTTTGGAGGATTTGATGAAACTATCACCAGAGGCTATTTTGTTGCGTTGGGTTAATCATCATTTGGAGAAGGCTGGTATCTCAAGACGCTGCACCAATTTCCAGAGTGACATTGTTGATTCGGAAATCTATACAcatttgttgaaacaaattgCACCAAATGACTCGGGAGTTACTGTGGAAGCTTTGAGA GAATCCGATTTATCATCTAGAGCTGAGATTATGTTGCAGCAAGCTGCAAAATTGAATTGCCGCAGTTTCTTGACACCACAGGATGTTGTCAATGGagtttataaattgaatttagcTTTTGTTGCCAATTTGTTTAACAATCATCCTGGCTTGGATAAGCCCGAAGAAATTGAAGGTCTTCAGACAATCGAAGAAACACGAGAAGAAAAAA cTTACAGAAATTGGATGAATTCTATGGGTGTTGCCCCACATGTCAATTGGTTATATTCAGATTTAGCTGATGGTCTAGTGATATTCCAGCTATTCGACATCATTAAACCAGGCATTGTCAATTGGAGCAAAGTCCACAAAAGATTTACTCCACGAAAGAAGTTTATGGAAAAGCTAGAGAATTGCAATTATGCAGTTGAATTGGGAAAACAATTGAAGTTTtctttggttggaattgctggACAGGATTTGAATGATGGAAATGCTACCTTGACATTAG CTCTAATTTGGCAACTTATGCGCGCCTACACCCTCTCGGTTCTTTCACGCCTAGCCAACACTGGCAATCcaataattgaaaaagaaattgtcACATGGGTGAATGAGAAACTTGCCGCTGGTGGCAAGCAAACAAGTTTAAGAAACTTTAACGATTCCGCAATTGCTGATGGCAAGATTGTAATTGATTTGATTGATTCAATTAAACAGGGAAGCATCAACTATGATTTGGTGCGACACGCTAATACCGAAGag GACAACCTTGCCAATGCAAAATACGCAATTTCAATGGCCCGTAAAATTGGTGCCCGCGTTTATGCCCTGCCCGAGGATATCACCGAAGTGAAACCAAAAATGGTGATGACTGTATTTGCTTGTCTTATGGCCATGGATTACATTCCAAATATGGATAGTGTACAAAACAACATTAACAGCAATTAA
- the LOC129908293 gene encoding plastin-1 isoform X1 — MSTLSNKFKTLSVEEKAEIQEKFTDIDTNKDGFIDLSELKDALDQVGFKLAGYQVREMIDEFRNKQRTTHAGKLNLEEFESLCLDLKSKDVASTFKTVVSKKENLETLGGMSSISSEGTTHSVRLEEQLAFSDWINSNLGHDVDLKHLLPIDQEGKHLYLSIKDGILLCKIINHSCPDTIDERAINKKSLTVYREFENLTLALVSSQAIGCNIVNIDAHDLAKGKPHLVLGLLWQIIRIGLFSHITLDSCPGLAGLLFEDERLEDLMKLSPEAILLRWVNHHLEKAGISRRCTNFQSDIVDSEIYTHLLKQIAPNDSGVTVEALRESDLSSRAEIMLQQAAKLNCRSFLTPQDVVNGVYKLNLAFVANLFNNHPGLDKPEEIEGLQTIEETREEKTYRNWMNSMGVAPHVNWLYSDLADGLVIFQLFDIIKPGIVNWSKVHKRFTPRKKFMEKLENCNYAVELGKQLKFSLVGIAGQDLNDGNATLTLALIWQLMRAYTLSVLSRLANTGNPIIEKEIVTWVNEKLAAGGKQTSLRNFNDSAIADGKIVIDLIDSIKQGSINYDLVRHANTEEDNLANAKYAISMARKIGARVYALPEDITEVKPKMVMTVFACLMAMDYIPNMDSVQNNINSN; from the exons ATCGATACAAACAAAGATGGTTTCATTGACCTATCAGAACTTAAAGATGCTCTCGATCAAGTAGGCTTCAAATTAGCTGGCTATCAAGTACGTGAAATGATTGATGAATTCCGTAACAAACAGAGAACAACTCATGCAGGCAAATTAAATTTGGAAGAATTTGAAAGTCTATGTTTGGATTTGAAATCAAAAGATGTTGCGAGCACTTTCAAAACAGTTGTCTCGAAAAAAGAGAATCTTGAAACATTGGGTGGCATGTCATCGATCTCATCCGAAGGAACAACACATTCCGTTCGCCTCGAAGAACAATTGGCTTTCTCCGATTGGATAAATTCAAATTTAGGACATGATGTCGATTTGAAACATTTACTACCAATCGATCAGGAAGGCAAACATTTATATCTGTCCATTAAGGATGGTATCCTTTTGTGTAAAATCATCAATCACTCCTGCCCGGATACAATCGATGAACGTGCAATTAACAAAAAGAGCTTAACTGTCTACAGAGAATTTGAGAATTTAACTCTAGCTTTGGTGTCGTCACAAGCCATTGGTTGCAATATTGTTAATATCGATGCACATGATTTGGCGAAAGGAAAACCACATTTAGTTTTGGGATTATTGTGGCAAATCATTCGAATTGGTTTGTTCAGTCATATCACTTTGGATAGTTGTCCCGGTTTGGCTGGGCTATTGTTTGAGGATGAACGTTTGGAGGATTTGATGAAACTATCACCAGAGGCTATTTTGTTGCGTTGGGTTAATCATCATTTGGAGAAGGCTGGTATCTCAAGACGCTGCACCAATTTCCAGAGTGACATTGTTGATTCGGAAATCTATACAcatttgttgaaacaaattgCACCAAATGACTCGGGAGTTACTGTGGAAGCTTTGAGA GAATCCGATTTATCATCTAGAGCTGAGATTATGTTGCAGCAAGCTGCAAAATTGAATTGCCGCAGTTTCTTGACACCACAGGATGTTGTCAATGGagtttataaattgaatttagcTTTTGTTGCCAATTTGTTTAACAATCATCCTGGCTTGGATAAGCCCGAAGAAATTGAAGGTCTTCAGACAATCGAAGAAACACGAGAAGAAAAAA cTTACAGAAATTGGATGAATTCTATGGGTGTTGCCCCACATGTCAATTGGTTATATTCAGATTTAGCTGATGGTCTAGTGATATTCCAGCTATTCGACATCATTAAACCAGGCATTGTCAATTGGAGCAAAGTCCACAAAAGATTTACTCCACGAAAGAAGTTTATGGAAAAGCTAGAGAATTGCAATTATGCAGTTGAATTGGGAAAACAATTGAAGTTTtctttggttggaattgctggACAGGATTTGAATGATGGAAATGCTACCTTGACATTAG CTCTAATTTGGCAACTTATGCGCGCCTACACCCTCTCGGTTCTTTCACGCCTAGCCAACACTGGCAATCcaataattgaaaaagaaattgtcACATGGGTGAATGAGAAACTTGCCGCTGGTGGCAAGCAAACAAGTTTAAGAAACTTTAACGATTCCGCAATTGCTGATGGCAAGATTGTAATTGATTTGATTGATTCAATTAAACAGGGAAGCATCAACTATGATTTGGTGCGACACGCTAATACCGAAGag GACAACCTTGCCAATGCAAAATACGCAATTTCAATGGCCCGTAAAATTGGTGCCCGCGTTTATGCCCTGCCCGAGGATATCACCGAAGTGAAACCAAAAATGGTGATGACTGTATTTGCTTGTCTTATGGCCATGGATTACATTCCAAATATGGATAGTGTACAAAACAACATTAACAGCAATTAA
- the LOC129908293 gene encoding plastin-3 isoform X3, whose product MIDEFRNKQRTTHAGKLNLEEFESLCLDLKSKDVASTFKTVVSKKENLETLGGMSSISSEGTTHSVRLEEQLAFSDWINSNLGHDVDLKHLLPIDQEGKHLYLSIKDGILLCKIINHSCPDTIDERAINKKSLTVYREFENLTLALVSSQAIGCNIVNIDAHDLAKGKPHLVLGLLWQIIRIGLFSHITLDSCPGLAGLLFEDERLEDLMKLSPEAILLRWVNHHLEKAGISRRCTNFQSDIVDSEIYTHLLKQIAPNDSGVTVEALRESDLSSRAEIMLQQAAKLNCRSFLTPQDVVNGVYKLNLAFVANLFNNHPGLDKPEEIEGLQTIEETREEKTYRNWMNSMGVAPHVNWLYSDLADGLVIFQLFDIIKPGIVNWSKVHKRFTPRKKFMEKLENCNYAVELGKQLKFSLVGIAGQDLNDGNATLTLALIWQLMRAYTLSVLSRLANTGNPIIEKEIVTWVNEKLAAGGKQTSLRNFNDSAIADGKIVIDLIDSIKQGSINYDLVRHANTEEDNLANAKYAISMARKIGARVYALPEDITEVKPKMVMTVFACLMAMDYIPNMDSVQNNINSN is encoded by the exons ATGATTGATGAATTCCGTAACAAACAGAGAACAACTCATGCAGGCAAATTAAATTTGGAAGAATTTGAAAGTCTATGTTTGGATTTGAAATCAAAAGATGTTGCGAGCACTTTCAAAACAGTTGTCTCGAAAAAAGAGAATCTTGAAACATTGGGTGGCATGTCATCGATCTCATCCGAAGGAACAACACATTCCGTTCGCCTCGAAGAACAATTGGCTTTCTCCGATTGGATAAATTCAAATTTAGGACATGATGTCGATTTGAAACATTTACTACCAATCGATCAGGAAGGCAAACATTTATATCTGTCCATTAAGGATGGTATCCTTTTGTGTAAAATCATCAATCACTCCTGCCCGGATACAATCGATGAACGTGCAATTAACAAAAAGAGCTTAACTGTCTACAGAGAATTTGAGAATTTAACTCTAGCTTTGGTGTCGTCACAAGCCATTGGTTGCAATATTGTTAATATCGATGCACATGATTTGGCGAAAGGAAAACCACATTTAGTTTTGGGATTATTGTGGCAAATCATTCGAATTGGTTTGTTCAGTCATATCACTTTGGATAGTTGTCCCGGTTTGGCTGGGCTATTGTTTGAGGATGAACGTTTGGAGGATTTGATGAAACTATCACCAGAGGCTATTTTGTTGCGTTGGGTTAATCATCATTTGGAGAAGGCTGGTATCTCAAGACGCTGCACCAATTTCCAGAGTGACATTGTTGATTCGGAAATCTATACAcatttgttgaaacaaattgCACCAAATGACTCGGGAGTTACTGTGGAAGCTTTGAGA GAATCCGATTTATCATCTAGAGCTGAGATTATGTTGCAGCAAGCTGCAAAATTGAATTGCCGCAGTTTCTTGACACCACAGGATGTTGTCAATGGagtttataaattgaatttagcTTTTGTTGCCAATTTGTTTAACAATCATCCTGGCTTGGATAAGCCCGAAGAAATTGAAGGTCTTCAGACAATCGAAGAAACACGAGAAGAAAAAA cTTACAGAAATTGGATGAATTCTATGGGTGTTGCCCCACATGTCAATTGGTTATATTCAGATTTAGCTGATGGTCTAGTGATATTCCAGCTATTCGACATCATTAAACCAGGCATTGTCAATTGGAGCAAAGTCCACAAAAGATTTACTCCACGAAAGAAGTTTATGGAAAAGCTAGAGAATTGCAATTATGCAGTTGAATTGGGAAAACAATTGAAGTTTtctttggttggaattgctggACAGGATTTGAATGATGGAAATGCTACCTTGACATTAG CTCTAATTTGGCAACTTATGCGCGCCTACACCCTCTCGGTTCTTTCACGCCTAGCCAACACTGGCAATCcaataattgaaaaagaaattgtcACATGGGTGAATGAGAAACTTGCCGCTGGTGGCAAGCAAACAAGTTTAAGAAACTTTAACGATTCCGCAATTGCTGATGGCAAGATTGTAATTGATTTGATTGATTCAATTAAACAGGGAAGCATCAACTATGATTTGGTGCGACACGCTAATACCGAAGag GACAACCTTGCCAATGCAAAATACGCAATTTCAATGGCCCGTAAAATTGGTGCCCGCGTTTATGCCCTGCCCGAGGATATCACCGAAGTGAAACCAAAAATGGTGATGACTGTATTTGCTTGTCTTATGGCCATGGATTACATTCCAAATATGGATAGTGTACAAAACAACATTAACAGCAATTAA